Proteins co-encoded in one Streptomyces showdoensis genomic window:
- a CDS encoding response regulator transcription factor — MGAPHLSPRQLDILRLTANGYTDQATARRLGLSIHTVRDQWRWGIRPRLGAANHSHAVALAFSAGLLTESDVHQHRQESAA; from the coding sequence GTGGGTGCCCCGCACCTGTCGCCGCGGCAGCTCGACATCCTGCGGCTGACGGCCAACGGATACACCGACCAGGCGACCGCCCGCCGTCTCGGGCTCAGCATCCACACCGTCCGCGATCAGTGGCGGTGGGGGATCCGGCCCAGGCTCGGCGCCGCCAACCACTCGCATGCCGTGGCGCTGGCCTTCAGTGCAGGCCTGCTCACCGAATCCGACGTTCACCAACACCGGCAGGAGAGTGCCGCATGA
- a CDS encoding 3'-5' exoribonuclease translates to MTVRSVYLDTEFLPADPTNRGLVSIGLTDDQGRSYYAVNRDMDVAAVLAVPWMVNNVVRFLPLNRGADGEGSAQDLDWEHNDMKSLETIRKEVAQYFADTDASETRLYAYYGGQDIGRLHMLWDNNWALMPEFIPQWFTELQALIVDAGNPRLPEQPAGAHHALADAEHNRRIHEHLMALGEARSA, encoded by the coding sequence ATGACCGTTCGCAGCGTCTACCTCGACACCGAATTCCTCCCCGCCGACCCCACCAACCGCGGGCTCGTCTCCATTGGCCTCACCGACGACCAGGGCCGCTCGTACTACGCGGTCAACCGCGACATGGACGTCGCCGCAGTGCTCGCCGTCCCGTGGATGGTGAACAACGTCGTGCGCTTCCTGCCGCTGAACCGGGGAGCCGACGGCGAAGGCTCGGCCCAGGACTTGGACTGGGAGCACAACGACATGAAGTCCCTCGAGACGATCCGCAAGGAGGTGGCCCAGTACTTCGCGGACACCGACGCGTCGGAGACCCGGCTGTACGCGTACTACGGCGGGCAGGACATCGGCCGGCTGCACATGCTCTGGGACAACAATTGGGCCCTGATGCCGGAGTTCATCCCGCAGTGGTTCACCGAGCTCCAGGCGCTCATCGTCGACGCTGGGAATCCGCGGCTGCCCGAGCAGCCGGCCGGTGCGCACCACGCGCTCGCCGACGCCGAGCACAACCGGAGGATCCACGAACACCTCATGGCCTTGGGGGAGGCGCGCTCGGCATGA
- a CDS encoding PP2C family protein-serine/threonine phosphatase: MATYATAQNIGLRSHQCDATAVFTAPDGTTAYALLDGIGSTPTIRDWTRTAARSLARAAARTGDAEHGLRTEYLRYAAEPDRNDPFTRDGMPAAAAVVAVTAPGARLSLAWCGDSRAYTLTPDGPAIRLTRDHNLRRVWPPQNGHRGGNRNVITSYLGSTLTEGECTEHFGHPPIETHTLPPGPVRLLLASDGAYEPYEDAEQDLAPLLTGPSLRSLARKFADGAVKTSLAARPDNPYADNATVLIADIPTT, translated from the coding sequence ATGGCCACGTACGCGACCGCCCAGAACATCGGGCTGCGCTCCCACCAGTGCGACGCCACCGCCGTGTTCACCGCCCCCGACGGCACCACCGCATACGCACTCCTCGACGGCATCGGCTCCACGCCCACCATCCGGGACTGGACCCGCACGGCCGCCCGGAGCCTCGCCCGCGCCGCCGCCCGCACCGGCGACGCCGAGCACGGCCTGCGGACCGAGTACCTGCGCTACGCCGCCGAGCCGGACAGGAACGACCCTTTCACCCGCGACGGGATGCCCGCGGCCGCCGCCGTCGTCGCCGTCACCGCGCCCGGCGCGCGCCTCTCCCTCGCCTGGTGCGGCGACTCCCGCGCCTACACCCTCACCCCCGACGGCCCCGCCATCCGCCTCACCCGCGACCACAACCTCCGCCGCGTCTGGCCGCCCCAGAACGGCCACCGCGGCGGGAACCGCAACGTCATCACCTCGTACCTCGGCAGCACCCTCACCGAAGGCGAGTGCACTGAGCACTTCGGACACCCGCCCATCGAGACCCACACCCTGCCGCCCGGCCCCGTCCGGCTGCTCCTCGCCTCCGACGGCGCCTACGAACCGTACGAGGACGCCGAGCAGGACCTCGCCCCGCTGCTCACAGGCCCCAGCCTGCGCAGCCTCGCCCGCAAGTTCGCCGACGGCGCCGTCAAGACGTCGCTCGCCGCCCGCCCGGACAACCCGTACGCCGACAACGCCACCGTCCTCATCGCCGACATCCCCACCACCTGA
- a CDS encoding single-stranded DNA-binding protein: MAGETVMTVVGNLVDDPELRFTPAGAAVAKFRIASTPRTFDRQTNEWRDGESLFLPCTVWRQAAEHVAESLQKGMRVLVVGRLRQRSYEDREGVKRTVFELEVEEVGPSLRSATARVTKAGAGRGAYESARREQGAESVQDPWTSGTPGTGGGAGGGSWGAGAGSGGGGSWGGGGVDEPPF, translated from the coding sequence ATGGCTGGAGAGACCGTGATGACGGTGGTCGGGAACCTGGTGGATGATCCCGAGCTGCGGTTCACGCCGGCGGGGGCGGCGGTGGCGAAGTTCCGGATTGCGTCGACGCCGAGGACGTTCGACCGGCAGACGAACGAGTGGCGGGACGGCGAGTCGCTGTTCCTGCCGTGCACGGTGTGGCGGCAGGCGGCGGAGCACGTGGCGGAGTCCTTGCAGAAGGGGATGCGGGTGCTCGTGGTGGGTCGGCTTCGGCAGCGGTCGTACGAGGACCGGGAGGGTGTGAAGCGGACGGTGTTCGAGCTGGAGGTGGAGGAGGTGGGGCCGTCGCTGCGGTCGGCGACGGCGAGGGTGACGAAGGCCGGCGCGGGGCGTGGGGCGTACGAGTCGGCGCGGCGGGAGCAGGGGGCGGAGTCGGTGCAGGATCCGTGGACGTCGGGTACGCCGGGTACGGGCGGTGGGGCGGGGGGCGGTTCGTGGGGCGCCGGTGCTGGGTCCGGTGGTGGCGGGTCGTGGGGTGGCGGGGGAGTGGACGAGCCGCCGTTCTGA
- a CDS encoding sigma-70 region 4 domain-containing protein encodes MGELSAEARGDMAQAMLPEAAGLIVDVHEGSAQDIRSRLQGLTRHELEALAVVVAALADPERPVLDALRWVDFDEYGDHVPVSTSRSARRVRDAVPNAAPRGHGIDVVAVDRALTPGDSVWLSSPERAFAVDVGIRRGMPYEDVAERLGMTVAAVQKAWTRAKERALAEGRPVPRQPVGQIGNVA; translated from the coding sequence ATGGGCGAGCTCAGCGCGGAGGCACGCGGCGACATGGCGCAGGCGATGCTGCCGGAGGCCGCCGGCCTGATCGTCGACGTGCACGAGGGGTCGGCGCAGGACATCCGGTCCCGGCTCCAGGGGCTCACCCGGCACGAGCTAGAGGCCCTGGCCGTCGTGGTTGCCGCACTGGCTGACCCGGAGAGGCCTGTGCTGGACGCGCTGAGGTGGGTGGACTTCGACGAGTACGGCGACCACGTGCCGGTATCGACGTCGCGGTCGGCGCGCAGGGTGCGGGATGCCGTGCCGAACGCCGCGCCGCGCGGCCATGGCATTGACGTGGTGGCGGTGGACCGGGCTCTGACCCCGGGGGACTCGGTGTGGCTGTCTTCGCCGGAGCGCGCGTTCGCCGTGGACGTCGGGATCCGGCGCGGCATGCCGTACGAGGACGTCGCGGAGCGCCTCGGGATGACTGTCGCGGCCGTCCAGAAGGCGTGGACGCGCGCGAAGGAGCGTGCACTCGCGGAAGGCCGGCCTGTTCCGAGGCAGCCGGTGGGACAGATCGGGAACGTCGCCTGA
- a CDS encoding WhiB family transcriptional regulator has translation MITLTRRPITPAVSARTGDTWRGSAACASVGRDAFYDGSVDGQKTARQVCVRCPVLMQCLSGTAAEEAWSQDRWGMAAGLTAPQRLALVWEERLHGARPDVTKAGQLIGWDWMRKLRHLHEQRLTLDEITRAIGGTTPQHLVTTRLALWWLDLDGTRAQLRADGELTPKWQRVADAHGPEIARVLKAGGNRFDVSAYLGVSVSCAEKAITFVNKSMVAALEVAA, from the coding sequence ATGATCACGCTCACCCGCCGTCCCATAACACCGGCCGTTTCTGCCCGGACTGGCGACACCTGGCGGGGCAGCGCTGCCTGCGCCAGCGTCGGGCGGGACGCGTTCTACGACGGCTCCGTGGACGGGCAGAAGACCGCCCGGCAGGTGTGCGTTCGCTGCCCCGTGCTGATGCAGTGCCTGAGCGGCACCGCGGCCGAGGAGGCCTGGAGCCAGGACCGGTGGGGCATGGCCGCCGGACTGACCGCCCCGCAGCGCCTCGCCCTGGTGTGGGAGGAGCGTCTGCACGGCGCCCGGCCCGACGTCACGAAGGCCGGGCAGCTGATCGGCTGGGACTGGATGAGGAAGCTGCGCCATCTTCACGAGCAGCGCCTCACCCTGGACGAGATCACCAGGGCGATCGGCGGCACGACTCCCCAGCACCTGGTGACGACGCGTCTGGCGCTGTGGTGGCTGGACCTGGACGGCACTCGGGCGCAGCTGCGGGCGGACGGTGAGCTCACCCCGAAGTGGCAGCGGGTCGCGGATGCACACGGGCCGGAGATCGCGCGGGTGCTGAAGGCGGGCGGGAACCGGTTCGACGTGTCGGCGTACCTGGGTGTCAGCGTCTCCTGCGCCGAGAAGGCCATCACCTTCGTGAACAAGTCGATGGTGGCGGCGCTGGAGGTGGCGGCGTGA
- a CDS encoding RusA family crossover junction endodeoxyribonuclease, translating into MTTPTDTWHQAVVITVQGTPAGQGQISFLGKGRGARHTNEKTLKPWRAAIITAVRKKTGVHGYLDPRRTGTCVICRTAKDAHGLYANIPTGAQITITVPKPANAPKRRRSWPITRYSTDVDHHARAVLDSLSESGVIKDDSQIVDLTVRKVYPGEHPEALPAPGAVIRLYTLGDPS; encoded by the coding sequence GTGACCACCCCCACCGACACCTGGCACCAGGCCGTCGTCATCACCGTCCAGGGCACGCCCGCCGGACAAGGACAGATCTCCTTCCTCGGCAAGGGCCGCGGAGCCCGCCACACCAACGAGAAGACCCTCAAGCCCTGGCGGGCCGCCATCATCACAGCCGTCCGCAAGAAGACCGGCGTCCACGGGTACCTCGACCCCCGCCGCACCGGCACCTGCGTGATCTGCCGCACCGCCAAGGACGCCCACGGCCTCTACGCCAACATCCCCACCGGCGCGCAGATCACCATCACCGTGCCCAAGCCGGCCAACGCCCCCAAGCGGCGCCGGTCCTGGCCCATCACCCGGTACAGCACCGACGTCGACCACCACGCCCGCGCCGTCCTCGACTCCCTGTCCGAGTCCGGCGTCATCAAGGACGACTCCCAGATCGTCGACCTCACCGTACGCAAGGTCTACCCCGGCGAACACCCCGAAGCCCTCCCCGCGCCCGGCGCCGTCATCCGCCTCTACACCCTCGGAGACCCCTCATGA
- a CDS encoding DUF5131 family protein, with the protein MADTTTIEWTDRTWNPTTGCTQISAGCDHCYAKTIAERFRGTAAFPHGFDVRIRDEKVNAPLSWRRPAKVFVNSMSDLFHQDVDEAWIANIVAVMAAARRHTFQLLTKRHARMRSLFTDPNFTAQVCTLARGKGLPDADWAWPLPNLWLGVSVENQQWADIRVPVLLGTPAAVRWISAEPLLGPVDLHPWLKRPQLPACVRCAPLGPVDYHDRHVWGRCSCSCHPASRPGVDWVVAGGESGHGARPAHPDWFRTLRDQCAAAHVPFLFKQWGDYAPTGYLVIGGPREKGNIAFGDPVDDLGHRVEMKRAGKKAAGRDLDGRIHDDYPVGA; encoded by the coding sequence ATGGCTGACACCACCACCATCGAGTGGACCGACCGCACCTGGAACCCGACGACGGGCTGCACCCAGATCTCGGCCGGCTGCGACCACTGCTACGCCAAGACCATCGCCGAGCGCTTCCGCGGCACCGCCGCTTTCCCCCACGGATTCGACGTCCGCATCCGCGACGAGAAGGTCAACGCCCCGCTCTCCTGGCGGCGCCCGGCGAAGGTCTTCGTCAACTCCATGTCGGACCTGTTCCACCAGGACGTCGACGAGGCCTGGATCGCGAACATCGTTGCCGTCATGGCCGCCGCCCGCCGCCACACCTTCCAGCTCCTCACCAAGCGGCACGCCCGCATGCGGTCCCTGTTCACCGACCCGAACTTCACCGCCCAGGTGTGTACGCTCGCCCGCGGCAAGGGTCTCCCCGACGCCGACTGGGCCTGGCCCCTGCCCAACCTGTGGCTCGGCGTGTCTGTCGAGAACCAGCAGTGGGCGGACATCCGCGTCCCCGTCCTCCTCGGCACCCCCGCCGCCGTCCGCTGGATCTCCGCCGAACCCCTCCTCGGCCCCGTCGACCTCCACCCGTGGCTCAAGCGCCCCCAGCTCCCCGCCTGCGTCCGCTGCGCCCCGCTCGGCCCCGTCGACTACCACGACAGGCACGTCTGGGGCCGCTGCTCCTGCTCCTGCCACCCCGCCTCCCGCCCCGGCGTCGACTGGGTCGTCGCCGGGGGCGAGTCCGGGCACGGCGCCCGCCCCGCGCACCCCGACTGGTTCCGCACCCTCCGCGACCAGTGCGCCGCCGCCCACGTCCCGTTCCTGTTCAAGCAGTGGGGCGACTACGCGCCCACCGGCTACCTCGTCATCGGCGGCCCCCGCGAGAAGGGCAACATCGCCTTCGGCGACCCCGTCGACGACCTCGGACACCGCGTCGAGATGAAGCGCGCCGGCAAGAAGGCCGCCGGCCGCGACCTCGACGGCCGCATCCACGACGACTACCCGGTCGGTGCGTGA